A single window of Pseudomonas benzenivorans DNA harbors:
- the glmU gene encoding bifunctional UDP-N-acetylglucosamine diphosphorylase/glucosamine-1-phosphate N-acetyltransferase GlmU, producing the protein MSLDIVILAAGQGTRMRSALPKVLHPVAGKSMLGHVVDTARQLSPQGIHVVIGHGAETVRERLASEDLNFVLQREQLGTGHAVAQALPALTAERVLILYGDVPLIEQATLERLLHKVADDQLALLTVDLNDPTGYGRIVRDADGVVQAIVEHKDATPAQRQICEGNTGILAVPGKRLGDWLGRLSNSNAQGEYYLTDVIAMAVADGLVVATEQPLDAMEVQGANDRIQLAELERHYQQRAARQLMAQGVTLRDPARFDLRGEVTVGRDVLIDINVILEGRVVIEDGVEIGPNCVIKDSTLRTGAVVKANSHLDGAELGSGADCGPFARLRPGAVLGAKAHVGNFVELKNAVLGEGAKAGHLSYLGDAEIGARSNIGAGTITCNYDGANKFRTVMGEDVFIGSNSALVAPVNLGDRATTGAGSVVTTDVPADGLAVGRAKQRNIQGWKRPVKIKK; encoded by the coding sequence ATGTCCCTCGATATCGTCATTCTCGCCGCCGGCCAAGGCACCCGCATGCGTTCCGCCTTGCCCAAAGTCCTGCATCCGGTTGCGGGCAAGTCCATGCTCGGCCATGTGGTCGATACCGCACGGCAGCTGTCGCCCCAGGGCATCCATGTGGTGATCGGCCATGGCGCCGAGACGGTCAGGGAGCGGCTGGCGAGCGAGGATCTGAATTTCGTCCTGCAGCGCGAACAGCTCGGCACCGGGCACGCTGTCGCCCAGGCGCTGCCGGCGTTGACCGCCGAACGGGTGCTGATCCTCTACGGCGACGTGCCGCTGATCGAGCAGGCGACCCTGGAGCGCCTGCTGCATAAGGTGGCGGATGACCAGCTGGCATTGCTCACCGTCGACCTGAATGACCCGACCGGCTACGGCCGCATCGTCCGCGATGCAGACGGCGTGGTGCAGGCCATCGTCGAGCACAAGGATGCGACGCCTGCGCAGCGGCAGATCTGCGAGGGCAATACCGGCATTCTCGCCGTTCCGGGCAAGCGCCTTGGCGACTGGCTGGGCCGGCTCTCCAACAGCAACGCCCAAGGCGAGTACTACCTCACCGATGTGATCGCCATGGCGGTGGCCGACGGCCTGGTGGTGGCCACCGAGCAACCGCTGGATGCCATGGAGGTGCAGGGCGCCAACGACCGCATCCAGCTGGCCGAGCTGGAGCGCCACTACCAGCAGCGTGCGGCGCGACAGCTGATGGCCCAGGGCGTGACGCTGCGCGATCCGGCGCGCTTCGATCTGCGCGGCGAAGTGACGGTCGGTCGCGACGTGTTGATCGATATCAATGTGATTCTCGAGGGCCGGGTGGTCATCGAGGACGGTGTCGAGATCGGCCCGAACTGCGTGATCAAGGACAGCACCCTGCGCACCGGCGCAGTGGTCAAGGCCAACAGTCACCTGGACGGCGCCGAGCTGGGCTCAGGCGCCGACTGCGGTCCCTTCGCCCGCCTGCGTCCCGGCGCGGTGCTCGGTGCGAAGGCCCACGTCGGCAACTTCGTCGAGCTGAAGAACGCGGTGCTGGGCGAGGGCGCCAAGGCCGGCCACCTGAGTTATCTGGGTGACGCCGAGATCGGCGCGCGAAGCAACATCGGCGCCGGCACCATCACCTGCAACTACGATGGCGCCAACAAGTTCCGCACGGTGATGGGCGAGGACGTGTTCATCGGCTCCAACAGCGCCCTGGTCGCCCCGGTCAATCTGGGCGATCGCGCTACCACGGGCGCGGGCTCGGTGGTCACCACCGACGTACCGGCGGACGGCCTGGCGGTGGGCCGCGCCAAGCAGCGCAATATCCAAGGCTGGAAGCGTCCGGTGAAGATCAAGAAGTGA
- the glmS gene encoding glutamine--fructose-6-phosphate transaminase (isomerizing): protein MCGIVGAVAERNITAVLVEGLKRLEYRGYDSAGVALLGDQARLERRRRVGKVSELQQALDAEPLAGRLGIAHTRWATHGAPSEHNAHPHFSGSDLAVVHNGIIENHEALRTQLKGLGYVFSSDTDTEVIVHLLDHKLKSQPDLTVALKEAVKELHGAYGLAVISAKQPDRLLAARSGSPLVIGLGLGENFLASDQLALRQVTDRFMYLEEGDIAEIRRDAVQIWTVDGQPVQRESVQYHEGAEAADKGEYRHFMLKEIHEQPKVVQRTLEGRLAADHVLTQAFGPQAAELFAKVRNVQIVACGTSYHAGMVARYWLEALAGVPCQIEVASEFRYRKVVVQPDTLFVSISQSGETADTLAALRNAKALSPEQGSYLASLAICNVGISSLVRESDLTLLTQAGPEIGVASTKAFTTQLVALLLLTLSLGRVRGTLDANLEAELVEELRRLPARLGEALAMDAVVEKVAEHFAEKHHTLFLGRGAQYPVAMEGALKLKEISYIHAEAYPAGELKHGPLALVDSDMPVVTVAPNDELLEKLKSNLQEVRARGGELIVFADEQAGMSNGEGTHVVNMPHIHEVLAPILYTIPLQLLSYHVAVLKGTDVDQPRNLAKSVTVE, encoded by the coding sequence ATGTGTGGCATCGTGGGCGCAGTCGCCGAACGCAACATCACCGCCGTGCTGGTTGAAGGCCTCAAGCGCCTGGAATACCGCGGCTACGACAGCGCCGGAGTGGCGCTGCTGGGCGATCAGGCCCGGCTCGAGCGCCGCCGTCGAGTGGGCAAGGTCAGTGAGCTGCAGCAGGCGCTGGACGCCGAGCCCCTGGCCGGTCGCCTGGGCATTGCCCACACCCGCTGGGCCACCCATGGTGCGCCCAGCGAGCACAATGCCCACCCGCATTTCTCGGGCAGCGACCTGGCGGTGGTGCACAACGGCATCATCGAGAACCACGAGGCCCTGCGCACCCAGCTCAAGGGCCTGGGCTACGTGTTCAGCTCGGATACCGACACCGAGGTCATCGTCCACCTGCTCGACCACAAGCTGAAGAGCCAGCCGGATCTCACCGTCGCACTCAAGGAAGCGGTCAAGGAGCTGCACGGCGCCTACGGCTTGGCCGTGATCAGCGCCAAGCAGCCGGACCGTTTGCTGGCCGCTCGCAGCGGCAGCCCCTTGGTAATCGGCCTGGGCCTGGGGGAGAACTTCCTGGCCTCCGATCAGCTGGCGCTGCGCCAGGTCACAGATCGCTTCATGTACCTGGAAGAGGGCGATATCGCCGAGATCCGCCGCGATGCCGTGCAGATCTGGACGGTCGACGGCCAGCCGGTGCAGCGCGAGAGCGTGCAGTACCACGAGGGCGCGGAAGCGGCCGACAAGGGCGAGTACCGCCACTTCATGCTCAAGGAAATCCACGAACAGCCCAAGGTGGTGCAGCGCACCCTGGAAGGCCGCCTGGCCGCCGACCATGTGTTGACCCAGGCCTTTGGCCCCCAGGCCGCCGAGCTGTTCGCCAAGGTGCGCAATGTGCAGATCGTCGCCTGCGGCACCAGCTATCACGCCGGCATGGTTGCCCGTTACTGGCTCGAGGCCCTGGCGGGTGTACCCTGCCAGATCGAGGTGGCCAGCGAATTCCGCTACCGCAAGGTGGTGGTGCAGCCCGATACGCTGTTCGTCAGCATCTCCCAGTCCGGCGAAACCGCCGATACCCTGGCCGCACTGCGCAACGCCAAGGCGCTGAGCCCGGAGCAGGGTAGCTACCTGGCCAGCCTGGCGATCTGCAACGTCGGCATCAGCTCCCTGGTGCGCGAGTCCGACCTGACCCTGTTGACCCAGGCCGGCCCGGAAATCGGCGTGGCCTCGACCAAGGCCTTCACCACCCAGCTGGTGGCCCTGCTGCTGCTGACCCTGTCCCTCGGCCGCGTGCGCGGCACCCTCGACGCGAACCTGGAAGCCGAGCTGGTCGAGGAGCTGCGCCGCCTGCCGGCCCGCCTCGGCGAAGCCCTGGCCATGGACGCGGTGGTGGAAAAGGTTGCCGAACACTTCGCCGAAAAACACCACACCCTGTTCCTCGGCCGTGGCGCCCAGTACCCGGTGGCCATGGAGGGTGCGCTCAAGCTCAAGGAGATTTCCTACATCCACGCCGAGGCCTACCCGGCCGGCGAGCTCAAGCATGGCCCGCTGGCCCTGGTCGACAGCGATATGCCGGTGGTCACCGTGGCGCCGAACGACGAACTGCTGGAGAAGCTCAAGTCCAACCTGCAGGAAGTCCGCGCCCGCGGCGGCGAACTGATCGTGTTCGCCGACGAGCAGGCCGGCATGAGCAACGGCGAGGGCACCCATGTGGTCAACATGCCGCACATCCACGAAGTGCTGGCGCCGATCCTCTACACCATCCCGTTGCAGCTGCTGTCCTACCACGTCGCCGTGCTCAAGGGCACCGATGTGGACCAGCCGCGCAATTTGGCCAAGAGCGTGACAGTGGAGTAG
- a CDS encoding LysR family transcriptional regulator, with the protein MTVKQLRAFLAVAQGLSFAQACERLHLSQPALSLAIKNLEESLGGQLLARTTRSVALTPEGETLMPIARRLLADWDNTEELLRQHFTLQLGKVSIAAMPSFAGNLLPVALKAFRDLHPKVNVAVHDVINEQVLEMVRNRRVELGIAFEPENLEDLAFTPFYTDRFVAVVAADCSLAQRSELAWAELLERPFISLQRPSTVRLMLEDIVAREHGKLPVAFESHQLTTVGRMVAQGLGVSAVPSLCIHQMQELGARCVALGKPQLERRVGLLRLASHKLSTAGQAMSDVLLHMRDWSSVGLPAASADNDRTQGS; encoded by the coding sequence ATGACCGTAAAGCAACTGCGCGCCTTCCTCGCCGTGGCTCAGGGCCTGAGCTTTGCCCAGGCCTGCGAGCGCCTGCACCTGTCCCAGCCCGCCCTTTCCCTCGCGATCAAAAACCTCGAGGAATCACTCGGAGGTCAGTTGCTGGCGCGCACCACCCGCAGCGTCGCTCTCACTCCGGAGGGCGAGACGCTAATGCCCATCGCCCGTCGCCTGCTGGCCGACTGGGACAACACCGAGGAATTGCTGCGACAGCACTTCACCCTGCAACTGGGCAAGGTTTCCATCGCCGCCATGCCCTCCTTCGCCGGCAACCTGCTGCCGGTGGCACTCAAGGCCTTCCGCGACCTTCATCCGAAAGTGAACGTAGCTGTGCACGATGTGATCAACGAACAGGTGCTGGAGATGGTGCGCAACCGGCGAGTGGAACTGGGCATCGCCTTCGAGCCGGAGAACCTCGAGGACCTGGCCTTCACCCCCTTCTACACCGACCGTTTCGTCGCCGTGGTGGCGGCGGATTGCAGCCTGGCGCAGCGTTCCGAGCTGGCTTGGGCGGAGTTGCTGGAGCGGCCCTTCATCAGCCTGCAACGGCCGTCGACGGTACGCCTGATGCTGGAAGATATAGTCGCGAGAGAACACGGCAAGCTGCCGGTAGCCTTTGAAAGCCACCAGTTGACCACCGTCGGTCGCATGGTGGCCCAGGGTCTGGGGGTCAGTGCGGTGCCCAGCCTGTGCATCCATCAGATGCAGGAGCTGGGGGCCCGTTGCGTGGCCCTGGGCAAGCCACAGCTGGAGCGGCGCGTCGGGCTGCTCCGCCTGGCCTCCCATAAGCTCTCCACCGCCGGCCAGGCCATGAGCGATGTGCTCCTCCACATGCGGGACTGGAGCAGTGTCGGCCTGCCTGCAGCATCAGCCGACAACGACCGAACCCAGGGCAGCTAG
- a CDS encoding DeoR/GlpR family DNA-binding transcription regulator yields the protein MSKRNTPQRRHAILALLNTQGEVSVDELAKGFATSEVTIRKDLAALEKNGLLLRRYGGAVPMPQELIGDAVQPISRYKQAIARAGVARIREHARIIIDSGTTTAAMIPELGHRPGLVVMTNSLNVANALRDLEHEPVLLMTGGTWDPHSESFQGQVAEQVLRSYDFDQLFIGADGIDLARGTTTFNELLGLSRVMAEVAREVIVMVESDKIGRKIPNLELPWSSVHTLITDERLDAEAREQLTARGVNLICASVDA from the coding sequence ATGTCGAAGCGCAACACCCCACAGCGCCGCCACGCCATCCTTGCCCTGCTTAATACCCAGGGCGAGGTGAGCGTCGACGAGCTGGCCAAAGGCTTTGCCACCTCGGAGGTGACCATCCGCAAGGACCTCGCCGCCCTGGAGAAGAACGGCCTGCTGCTGCGTCGCTACGGCGGCGCGGTGCCCATGCCCCAGGAGCTGATCGGCGACGCCGTGCAGCCGATTTCCCGCTACAAGCAGGCCATCGCCCGCGCCGGGGTGGCGCGCATTCGCGAGCACGCGCGGATCATCATCGACAGCGGCACCACCACCGCGGCGATGATCCCCGAGCTGGGCCACAGGCCGGGCCTGGTGGTGATGACCAACTCGCTGAACGTGGCCAACGCCCTGCGCGACCTCGAGCACGAGCCGGTACTGCTGATGACCGGCGGAACCTGGGACCCCCACTCCGAGTCCTTTCAGGGTCAGGTCGCCGAGCAGGTGTTGCGCTCCTACGACTTCGACCAGCTGTTCATCGGCGCCGACGGCATCGACCTGGCGCGTGGTACCACCACCTTCAACGAACTGCTGGGGCTCTCAAGGGTCATGGCCGAGGTGGCCCGCGAAGTCATCGTCATGGTCGAGAGCGACAAGATCGGCCGCAAGATTCCCAACCTGGAGCTGCCCTGGAGCAGCGTCCATACCCTGATCACCGACGAGCGCCTCGATGCCGAGGCCCGTGAACAACTGACGGCGCGCGGGGTCAACCTGATCTGCGCAAGCGTCGACGCTTAA
- the atpG gene encoding F0F1 ATP synthase subunit gamma, translating to MAGAKEIRSKIASIKSTQKITSAMEKVAVSKMRRAQQRMASSRPYAERIRQVIGHLANANPEYRHPFMNDREIKRVGYVVVSSDRGLCGGLNTNLFKALVKDMASNRERGVEIDLCVIGSKGAAFFRNFGGNVVAAISHLGEEPSINDLIGSVKVMLDAYLEGRIDRLSVVSNKFINTMTQQPTVEQLIPLEATPDEELKHHWDYLYEPDAKELLDGLMVRYVESQVYQAVVENNAAEQAARMIAMKNATDNAGDIIKDLQLVYNKARQAAITQEISEIVGGAAAV from the coding sequence ATGGCAGGCGCAAAAGAGATTCGCAGCAAGATTGCGAGCATCAAAAGCACGCAGAAGATCACCAGCGCCATGGAAAAGGTGGCGGTCAGCAAAATGCGCAGGGCTCAACAGCGCATGGCGTCGAGCCGTCCCTACGCGGAGCGTATCCGCCAGGTCATCGGTCATCTGGCCAACGCCAACCCGGAATACCGTCATCCCTTCATGAACGATCGTGAAATCAAGCGCGTCGGTTATGTGGTGGTGAGTTCGGACCGTGGTCTGTGTGGTGGCCTGAATACCAACCTGTTCAAGGCTCTGGTCAAGGACATGGCGAGCAATCGCGAGCGCGGCGTGGAGATCGATCTCTGCGTGATTGGCAGCAAGGGTGCGGCATTCTTCCGCAACTTTGGTGGCAACGTAGTCGCTGCGATCAGCCACCTGGGCGAAGAACCGTCGATCAACGATCTGATCGGCAGCGTCAAGGTGATGCTCGATGCGTACCTCGAGGGTCGCATCGACCGTTTGTCCGTGGTCTCGAACAAGTTCATCAATACCATGACGCAACAGCCGACAGTGGAGCAGTTGATTCCGCTGGAGGCGACTCCGGATGAAGAGCTCAAGCACCACTGGGACTACCTGTACGAACCCGACGCCAAGGAGCTGCTGGACGGCTTGATGGTGCGTTACGTGGAGTCGCAGGTGTACCAGGCGGTGGTCGAGAACAACGCGGCCGAGCAGGCTGCGCGGATGATCGCGATGAAGAACGCCACCGACAACGCTGGCGACATCATCAAAGACCTGCAGTTGGTTTACAACAAGGCGCGTCAGGCAGCGATCACCCAAGAGATTTCGGAAATCGTCGGCGGCGCTGCCGCGGTTTAA
- a CDS encoding F0F1 ATP synthase subunit epsilon produces the protein MAMTVHCDIVSAEAEIFSGLVEMVIAHGNLGDLGIAPGHAPLITDLKPGPIRVVKQGGEEEVYYISGGFLEVQPNMVKVLADTVQRAADLDEASALEAVKAAEKALHEHGAEFDYGSAAARLAEAAAQLRTVQQLRKKFGGS, from the coding sequence ATGGCTATGACAGTCCATTGCGATATCGTCAGCGCAGAAGCAGAGATTTTCTCCGGTCTGGTGGAAATGGTGATCGCGCACGGCAACCTGGGGGATCTTGGTATCGCTCCGGGCCACGCGCCCTTGATCACCGACCTCAAGCCGGGGCCGATCCGCGTGGTCAAGCAGGGTGGCGAAGAGGAGGTGTATTACATCTCCGGCGGCTTCCTGGAAGTGCAGCCGAACATGGTCAAGGTTCTTGCCGACACCGTGCAGCGCGCCGCCGACCTGGACGAAGCCTCTGCCCTGGAGGCCGTCAAGGCGGCCGAGAAGGCTCTGCACGAACATGGTGCCGAGTTCGACTACGGTTCCGCCGCCGCTCGCCTGGCCGAGGCTGCAGCTCAGCTGCGCACCGTCCAGCAGCTGCGCAAGAAGTTCGGCGGTAGCTGA
- the atpD gene encoding F0F1 ATP synthase subunit beta has product MSSGRIVQIIGAVIDVEFPRDQVPSVYEALKVVGAETTLEVQQQLGDGVVRTIAMGSTEGLKRGLDVGSTGAGIQVPVGVKTLGRIMDVLGNPIDEAGPIGEEERWGIHRPAPSYAEQAGSNELLETGIKVIDLVCPFAKGGKVGLFGGAGVGKTVNMMELIRNIAIEHSGYSVFAGVGERTREGNDFYHEMKDSNVLDKVALVYGQMNEPPGNRLRVALTGLTMAEKFRDEGRDVLFFVDNIYRYTLAGTEVSALLGRMPSAVGYQPTLAEEMGVLQERITSTKKGSITSIQAVYVPADDLTDPSPATTFAHLDATVVLSRDIASLGIYPAVDPLDSTSRQLDPNVIGQEHYDTARGVQYVLQRYKELKDIIAILGMDELSEEDKQLVSRARKIQRFLSQPFFVAEVFTGSPGKYVSLKDTIAGFGGILKGDYDHLPEQAFYMVGGIEEAIEKAKKL; this is encoded by the coding sequence ATGAGTAGCGGACGTATCGTTCAAATCATCGGCGCCGTTATCGACGTGGAATTCCCGCGTGATCAGGTGCCGAGTGTTTATGAAGCGCTGAAAGTAGTCGGCGCCGAAACCACCCTGGAAGTCCAGCAGCAGCTGGGCGACGGCGTGGTACGTACCATTGCGATGGGTTCGACCGAAGGCCTCAAGCGTGGCCTGGACGTCGGCAGCACTGGCGCAGGTATCCAGGTTCCGGTCGGGGTGAAAACCCTGGGCCGTATCATGGACGTGCTGGGCAACCCGATCGACGAAGCTGGTCCGATTGGCGAAGAAGAGCGCTGGGGCATTCACCGTCCGGCGCCGTCCTATGCCGAACAAGCTGGCTCCAACGAACTGCTGGAAACCGGCATCAAGGTTATCGACCTGGTTTGTCCGTTCGCCAAGGGCGGTAAAGTCGGTCTGTTCGGTGGTGCCGGTGTCGGCAAAACCGTAAACATGATGGAACTGATCCGTAACATCGCCATCGAGCACAGCGGTTATTCCGTGTTCGCCGGTGTGGGTGAGCGTACTCGTGAGGGTAACGACTTCTACCACGAGATGAAGGATTCCAACGTTCTCGACAAGGTAGCCCTGGTTTACGGTCAGATGAACGAGCCGCCAGGCAACCGTCTGCGCGTGGCACTGACCGGCCTGACCATGGCCGAGAAGTTCCGTGACGAAGGTCGTGACGTACTGTTCTTCGTCGACAATATCTACCGTTACACCCTGGCCGGTACCGAAGTATCCGCACTGCTCGGCCGTATGCCGTCCGCAGTAGGTTACCAGCCGACCCTGGCCGAGGAGATGGGCGTTCTGCAGGAGCGCATCACCTCCACCAAGAAAGGCTCGATCACCTCGATCCAGGCCGTCTACGTACCTGCGGACGACTTGACCGACCCGAGCCCGGCGACCACCTTCGCCCACCTCGACGCCACCGTGGTACTGTCCCGCGACATCGCCTCCCTGGGTATCTACCCGGCGGTCGATCCGCTCGACTCCACCTCGCGCCAGCTGGACCCGAACGTGATCGGCCAGGAGCACTACGACACCGCCCGCGGCGTGCAGTACGTGCTGCAGCGCTACAAGGAACTGAAGGACATCATCGCCATCCTCGGTATGGACGAACTGTCCGAAGAGGACAAGCAGCTGGTATCCCGTGCTCGTAAGATCCAGCGCTTCCTGTCCCAGCCGTTCTTCGTGGCCGAAGTCTTCACCGGTTCGCCAGGCAAGTACGTGTCCCTGAAGGACACCATCGCGGGCTTCGGCGGCATTCTCAAGGGCGACTACGATCACCTGCCAGAGCAGGCGTTCTACATGGTCGGCGGCATCGAAGAAGCCATCGAGAAAGCGAAGAAACTGTAA